From a region of the Hymenobacter jejuensis genome:
- a CDS encoding carboxypeptidase-like regulatory domain-containing protein — MNIFPSQSKIQHAFVHPGKLPAAFCLVVLLFVGLSHSAQAQYQLHGTVIDKDTQQPLPFASIGVKNTGSGTASNENGEFVLNLKSLPQTLIVSELAHVRDTVRITSVDKPVQIALGSATIALPEVKVGSYAFQLVDRAYRQMQKNYDKKFYGKAFYRQVTRINDEPTELQEVVWNVKSNNARIEGTDIAQGRYAAKPSLMNFSNFSLYTKSYGLYDAQADSTKSLALLSPNLVKNYYLELVGILEQGEGGIAEIKFETRPELTKYHAEGTIWLDVDTYKVVRFKIATPNFTANASNPAYKFKNTKLEFDMAFQNSEEPASPLDYIKTNLTFDILQPGKPVAKMNVSSFTFFYETSETPADVSYAKVSTRDRDLEAIKNTKYDPEFWANNSVVKRTPLEDEVIESFEQKGAFGTMVPPKARSSK, encoded by the coding sequence TTGAATATCTTCCCTAGCCAATCTAAGATTCAGCACGCGTTTGTCCACCCAGGCAAGCTGCCGGCGGCTTTTTGCCTGGTCGTTCTGCTGTTTGTCGGCCTAAGCCACTCGGCGCAGGCACAGTACCAACTGCACGGCACCGTAATCGACAAAGACACGCAGCAGCCGTTGCCCTTTGCCAGCATCGGCGTGAAAAACACCGGCAGCGGCACGGCTAGCAACGAAAACGGCGAGTTTGTACTGAATCTCAAATCGTTGCCCCAAACGCTGATCGTGTCGGAGCTGGCGCACGTCCGCGACACGGTGCGCATCACCAGCGTCGACAAGCCCGTCCAGATTGCCTTGGGCTCGGCGACCATTGCCCTGCCGGAAGTGAAAGTAGGCAGCTACGCGTTTCAGCTAGTGGACCGCGCCTACCGGCAAATGCAGAAGAATTACGATAAGAAGTTCTACGGCAAGGCTTTCTACCGGCAGGTAACGCGCATCAACGACGAGCCGACCGAGTTGCAGGAAGTAGTCTGGAACGTGAAGTCGAACAACGCCCGCATCGAGGGCACCGACATCGCGCAGGGCCGTTACGCGGCTAAGCCTTCGCTGATGAACTTCAGCAACTTCTCGCTCTATACCAAGTCCTACGGCCTGTATGACGCGCAAGCCGACAGCACCAAATCTTTGGCGCTGCTGAGCCCCAACTTGGTCAAGAATTATTACCTCGAATTGGTCGGCATCCTGGAGCAAGGCGAGGGCGGCATTGCCGAAATCAAGTTTGAAACGCGCCCCGAACTGACCAAGTACCACGCCGAAGGCACCATCTGGCTCGACGTGGACACCTACAAAGTAGTGCGTTTCAAGATCGCAACGCCCAACTTTACGGCCAACGCCAGCAACCCAGCGTACAAGTTCAAGAACACCAAACTGGAGTTCGACATGGCCTTTCAGAACTCCGAAGAGCCCGCCTCGCCGCTCGATTACATCAAGACCAACCTCACTTTCGACATCCTGCAACCCGGCAAGCCGGTAGCGAAAATGAACGTCTCGTCGTTCACGTTTTTCTACGAAACCAGCGAAACGCCCGCCGACGTAAGTTACGCCAAGGTAAGCACCCGCGACCGCGACCTCGAAGCCATCAAAAACACCAAATACGACCCCGAATTCTGGGCCAATAATTCCGTGGTGAAGCGCACGCCGCTCGAAGACGAAGTAATCGAGTCGTTTGAGCAAAAAGGAGCTTTCGGTACGATGGTGCCGCCCAAAGCCAGGTCTTCTAAGTAA
- a CDS encoding 3-ketoacyl-ACP reductase, protein MESLKGKNALVTGAGKGIGRAVALALAQEGVNVGLLARTESQLQEVATEVAALGVKAAVAVADITDIESVNRAVEQVRAELGTIDILINNAGTAAFGKFLELEPSQWENIIRVNLMGTYYATRAVLPGMIERQSGDIINISSTAGQRGAAATSAYSASKFAVLGLTESLMQEVRKHNIRVSALTPSTVATELAVELKLTDGNPEKVMQTEDLAELIIAQLKLNRRVFIKEAGLWSTNP, encoded by the coding sequence ATGGAATCACTCAAAGGAAAAAACGCACTCGTGACGGGTGCCGGCAAAGGAATCGGGCGCGCAGTGGCCCTTGCACTGGCTCAGGAAGGCGTAAATGTAGGGTTGCTGGCCCGCACAGAAAGCCAGTTGCAGGAGGTAGCAACGGAGGTAGCGGCACTGGGTGTGAAAGCCGCAGTAGCCGTTGCCGATATTACTGATATTGAATCGGTTAACAGGGCTGTGGAACAAGTGCGCGCCGAACTGGGCACCATCGATATTCTTATCAACAACGCCGGGACGGCGGCGTTTGGCAAGTTTTTGGAGTTGGAGCCCAGCCAGTGGGAAAACATCATCCGGGTAAACCTGATGGGCACCTACTATGCTACACGCGCCGTGTTGCCGGGCATGATTGAGCGGCAGAGCGGCGATATCATCAATATTTCATCGACGGCCGGACAGCGCGGCGCGGCGGCTACCAGCGCCTACAGCGCCTCGAAGTTTGCCGTGCTGGGCCTCACCGAATCGCTGATGCAGGAAGTGCGCAAACACAACATCCGCGTTAGCGCCCTCACGCCCAGCACCGTTGCGACAGAGCTGGCCGTGGAGCTAAAACTGACCGATGGCAACCCCGAAAAGGTGATGCAAACCGAAGACTTAGCCGAATTGATCATTGCGCAGCTTAAACTCAACCGCCGCGTGTTTATCAAGGAAGCGGGCCTGTGGTCAACTAATCCATAA
- a CDS encoding HAD family hydrolase — protein sequence MPYSLLLFDYDGTLCDSRQAIQHSIQQFFLEAALPVPPQAEIQRILEMGFPTFSTLKALQPNTPPETVAGWVPTYRAIYAEQGEPLVRPFPGAREVLAQATAQGAAVVVLSNKGAAILESSLDRLGLLPYVSLLIGDGSFPDKQLQMKPNPMIFHEVVQPQYPQVRAQEILMIGDTSADLEFARNSGIDSCWARFGFGNAEECLALDPTHQIDELSGVLTLV from the coding sequence ATGCCTTATTCACTTCTGCTGTTTGATTACGACGGCACCCTCTGCGATTCGCGCCAAGCCATTCAACACAGCATCCAGCAGTTTTTTCTAGAAGCGGCGCTGCCCGTGCCGCCACAGGCTGAGATTCAGCGCATTCTGGAAATGGGGTTTCCCACTTTCTCGACGCTGAAAGCCTTGCAGCCCAACACGCCGCCCGAAACGGTGGCCGGCTGGGTGCCCACCTACCGCGCCATCTACGCCGAGCAGGGCGAGCCGCTTGTGCGGCCGTTTCCAGGCGCGCGGGAGGTGCTGGCTCAAGCCACGGCGCAAGGCGCTGCGGTGGTGGTTCTCAGCAACAAAGGCGCCGCTATTCTCGAAAGTTCGCTCGACCGGCTGGGGTTGTTGCCGTACGTTTCCTTGCTCATCGGCGACGGCAGCTTTCCCGATAAACAGCTGCAAATGAAGCCCAACCCCATGATTTTCCACGAGGTTGTGCAGCCGCAGTACCCGCAGGTTCGGGCTCAGGAAATCCTGATGATCGGCGACACCTCCGCTGACCTGGAGTTTGCGCGCAACAGCGGCATCGATTCGTGCTGGGCTCGGTTTGGCTTTGGAAACGCGGAAGAATGCCTCGCCTTGGACCCAACTCACCAAATTGACGAGTTAAGCGGTGTCCTGACGCTGGTATAG
- a CDS encoding urease accessory protein UreD, whose protein sequence is MNNAPTEWSELEVAEVQGKSRLISCKNVQPLKILNPRSPAAGCHAVLSSYGGGMVAGDKIWLRLTGHANSRLFLGSQANTKIFKSLQGAAAEHVIEGKLGAGALAVVFPDPVVMQERSQYRQVQQWDLQPDSLLLVIDWFHSGRMDIGEKFVFTAFHSELKVAVNQRVVLLDRFAFAPQHHIATSPANFDQYQTMFSAYLVGNPTDARFQYLADALLQLKMSDRTDLHFAITNLECMISVTKVKEEAYILRAMAHSRMALQPLCDHLLQALSGEEFFGYNPLKRKY, encoded by the coding sequence ATGAACAACGCGCCTACTGAGTGGAGCGAGCTGGAAGTGGCCGAAGTACAAGGCAAATCCCGGCTCATTAGCTGCAAAAACGTCCAGCCCCTCAAGATCCTCAACCCGCGCTCGCCTGCGGCCGGGTGCCACGCGGTGCTGTCGAGCTACGGCGGCGGCATGGTAGCCGGCGACAAAATCTGGCTGCGCCTAACGGGCCACGCCAACTCCCGCCTGTTTCTGGGTTCGCAGGCTAACACCAAGATATTCAAGTCGTTGCAAGGAGCCGCTGCCGAGCACGTTATCGAAGGAAAGTTGGGCGCAGGCGCTTTGGCCGTCGTGTTTCCCGACCCCGTAGTGATGCAGGAGCGCAGCCAGTACCGCCAAGTTCAGCAGTGGGACCTGCAACCCGATTCGCTGCTGTTAGTGATCGACTGGTTTCATTCCGGCCGCATGGACATCGGCGAGAAGTTCGTATTCACCGCATTCCACTCCGAGCTAAAAGTCGCTGTCAACCAGCGGGTTGTATTGCTGGATCGGTTTGCTTTTGCGCCACAGCACCATATTGCCACGTCGCCCGCCAACTTCGACCAGTACCAGACCATGTTTTCGGCCTATTTGGTTGGCAACCCCACCGACGCCCGTTTTCAGTACCTCGCTGATGCACTGCTCCAGTTAAAAATGAGCGACCGCACCGACCTGCATTTCGCCATAACCAATCTGGAATGCATGATTTCGGTGACCAAAGTGAAAGAAGAGGCCTACATCTTGCGCGCAATGGCCCACAGTCGGATGGCCTTGCAACCCCTCTGCGATCATCTGTTGCAAGCGTTGAGCGGTGAAGAGTTTTTTGGCTACAACCCCTTGAAACGCAAGTATTAA
- the ureG gene encoding urease accessory protein UreG — protein MAFVEKLALLLHGHTHEAYESPGDYNERETRKLPSYRNFRKRAFTVGIGGPVGTGKTALLKALCERLRNQYELGVVTNDIFTREDAEFLIRNSALSEDRIVGVETGGCPHAAIREDISLNMNALEGLMTRFDYNIDFLFVESGGDNLAAHFSRELVDYSIYVIDVSGGDKIPRKGGPGITQSDLLVINKIDIAALVRADLGVMERDSKKMRGEGPFVFARALDGYNLDVIIEHIEKAKERALQSVREDRR, from the coding sequence ATGGCATTTGTAGAGAAGTTGGCTTTGTTGCTCCACGGCCACACCCACGAAGCGTACGAATCACCAGGCGACTACAACGAGCGCGAAACCCGCAAGCTGCCCTCCTACCGAAACTTCCGCAAGCGGGCCTTCACGGTGGGCATCGGCGGGCCGGTGGGCACGGGCAAAACGGCGCTGCTCAAGGCCCTGTGCGAGCGTCTGCGCAACCAGTACGAGCTGGGCGTGGTCACCAACGATATTTTCACCCGCGAGGACGCCGAATTTCTGATTCGCAACAGCGCCCTGAGCGAAGACCGCATTGTAGGCGTCGAAACGGGCGGCTGCCCACACGCGGCAATCCGCGAAGATATCTCCTTGAATATGAACGCGTTGGAAGGGCTCATGACGCGCTTCGACTACAACATCGATTTCCTGTTTGTGGAAAGCGGCGGCGACAACTTGGCGGCGCATTTCAGCCGCGAGCTAGTCGATTACTCCATCTATGTCATTGATGTATCGGGCGGCGACAAAATCCCACGCAAAGGCGGACCCGGCATCACGCAGTCTGACTTACTGGTTATCAACAAGATAGACATTGCCGCGCTCGTCCGCGCCGACTTGGGCGTAATGGAGCGCGACTCCAAAAAAATGCGCGGCGAAGGTCCGTTTGTGTTTGCCCGCGCGCTGGATGGCTACAACTTGGATGTGATCATTGAGCACATCGAAAAAGCCAAGGAGCGAGCGTTGCAATCCGTCCGCGAGGATCGGCGGTAA
- a CDS encoding urease accessory protein UreF, with translation MTQLARLLHLVDSAIPTGSFAYSYGLESSITFGLVKTPFGLRNYLYSFLQQAVSMEFPFINSCYKLALPDLNTELATIATEYDAMMLVPTLHRASVAQGKNWLKLLESFYPEAGLDVVNQWFVQEQIPLHFVLGFALCLKRMGFSLPDVQTMYLHMALRDQISAAIRLGFMGPMEGHKLQHDFYSIFENLMASHAETEYFQASRSAFLLDAAQVFHEDVYSKLFQN, from the coding sequence ATGACTCAACTCGCTCGGCTGCTGCACCTTGTCGATTCGGCGATCCCTACGGGGTCGTTTGCTTATTCATATGGCTTGGAAAGCAGCATCACGTTTGGCTTGGTGAAGACGCCGTTTGGGCTGCGCAATTATTTGTATTCGTTTCTGCAACAAGCAGTTAGCATGGAATTTCCCTTTATAAATTCCTGCTATAAGCTCGCGCTCCCAGATCTGAATACAGAATTGGCCACCATAGCCACCGAATACGATGCCATGATGCTGGTGCCTACGCTGCACCGGGCCAGCGTGGCCCAGGGCAAAAATTGGCTCAAGCTGCTCGAATCATTTTATCCGGAGGCAGGCTTAGACGTTGTAAACCAATGGTTTGTGCAGGAGCAAATTCCGCTGCACTTCGTGCTTGGCTTTGCGCTGTGCTTGAAGCGCATGGGTTTTTCACTGCCCGACGTGCAGACCATGTACCTGCACATGGCCCTGCGCGACCAGATCAGCGCGGCCATTCGGTTGGGGTTTATGGGGCCGATGGAAGGCCATAAGTTGCAGCACGATTTCTATTCCATCTTCGAAAATCTCATGGCCAGCCACGCCGAGACGGAGTATTTTCAGGCTTCGCGCTCGGCGTTTTTGCTGGATGCGGCCCAGGTTTTTCACGAAGACGTTTACTCCAAACTATTTCAGAATTAA
- the ureC gene encoding urease subunit alpha, with protein MSLPIDRRAYADMYGPTVGDKVRLGDTDLIVEVEKDYCVYGEECKFGGGKVLRDGMGQAAGIGQADALDLLITNALVIDYTGIYKADIGIKGGRIVGIGKAGNPHIMPSVTPGMVVGVTTEVIAGEGQILTAGGIDCHIHFISPQQINEALASGVTTMVGGGTGPAAGTTATTCTPGAFYIEMMLKATEAYPLNFGFLGKGNSSKPEGLIEQVEAGALGFKLHEDWGTTPAAIDNCLAIADQYDVQVCIHTDTLNESGFVETSTNAFKGRTIHAYHTEGAGGGHAPDIIKICGEPNVIPSSTNPTRPFTVNTIDEHLDMLMVCHHLDRNIPEDVAFAESRIRGETIATEDILHDLGALSIISSDSQAMGRVGEVLTRTWQTAHKMKQQRGLLPEDSDTQTDNFRAKRYVAKYTINPARAHGFSEEIGSVELGKLADLVLWKPAFFGSRPEMIIKGGIIVQSQMGDANASIPTPQPSISRPMFGSFGAAIGKTSMVFVSQASVAHVQQHYGLQKQIVAVKNCRNISKKDMALNDYLPNIQVDPETYKVTVDGVHLTCEPATKLPLAQLYNLF; from the coding sequence ATGTCCCTACCTATCGACCGGCGCGCGTACGCCGATATGTACGGCCCCACTGTAGGCGACAAAGTGCGCCTAGGCGATACCGACCTAATCGTAGAAGTCGAAAAGGACTATTGCGTCTACGGCGAGGAGTGCAAGTTTGGCGGCGGCAAAGTGCTTCGCGATGGCATGGGCCAAGCCGCCGGAATTGGGCAGGCTGATGCGTTGGACTTGCTCATTACCAACGCATTAGTAATCGACTACACCGGCATTTACAAAGCCGATATCGGCATTAAAGGCGGCCGGATCGTTGGGATTGGCAAGGCCGGCAACCCGCACATTATGCCCAGCGTTACGCCCGGCATGGTAGTCGGCGTAACTACGGAAGTAATTGCTGGTGAAGGCCAGATCCTGACGGCCGGCGGCATCGATTGCCACATACATTTCATTAGCCCTCAGCAGATTAACGAAGCCTTGGCGTCGGGCGTGACCACGATGGTAGGCGGCGGCACCGGCCCGGCGGCGGGCACCACCGCCACGACCTGCACGCCCGGTGCTTTCTACATCGAAATGATGCTGAAGGCGACCGAAGCGTATCCGCTGAATTTCGGTTTTCTGGGCAAAGGCAACTCCTCCAAGCCCGAAGGCCTGATCGAGCAGGTCGAGGCTGGCGCTCTGGGGTTTAAGCTGCACGAAGATTGGGGCACCACGCCCGCTGCCATCGACAACTGCCTCGCCATCGCCGACCAATACGACGTGCAGGTGTGCATTCATACTGATACCCTGAACGAAAGCGGCTTCGTCGAGACTTCCACCAACGCGTTCAAAGGCAGAACGATACACGCCTACCACACCGAAGGCGCCGGTGGCGGCCACGCGCCCGACATCATTAAAATCTGCGGGGAGCCGAACGTCATCCCGTCCTCCACAAACCCGACGCGGCCCTTCACGGTGAACACCATCGACGAGCACCTCGACATGCTCATGGTTTGCCACCATCTTGATCGCAACATTCCCGAAGACGTGGCCTTTGCCGAAAGCCGCATCCGGGGCGAAACCATTGCTACTGAGGATATTCTGCACGATTTAGGCGCGCTCAGCATCATTTCCTCCGACTCGCAGGCGATGGGCCGCGTGGGCGAAGTCCTGACGCGTACCTGGCAAACCGCGCACAAGATGAAACAGCAACGCGGCTTGCTTCCAGAAGACTCTGATACCCAAACAGATAATTTCAGAGCCAAGCGCTACGTCGCCAAATACACCATCAATCCGGCCCGTGCGCACGGCTTTTCAGAGGAAATCGGTTCGGTGGAGCTTGGCAAGCTGGCTGATTTAGTGCTCTGGAAACCAGCGTTTTTCGGTTCTCGGCCCGAAATGATCATCAAAGGCGGCATCATCGTGCAATCGCAGATGGGCGACGCCAACGCCTCCATCCCGACGCCGCAGCCCTCTATCTCTAGGCCGATGTTCGGTTCTTTCGGTGCGGCCATTGGCAAAACGTCGATGGTGTTTGTGTCGCAGGCATCGGTTGCGCATGTGCAACAGCATTACGGCTTGCAGAAGCAGATCGTAGCCGTCAAGAACTGCCGTAACATCTCGAAGAAGGACATGGCATTGAACGACTATCTACCTAACATTCAAGTAGATCCGGAAACTTACAAAGTCACCGTCGACGGCGTACACCTGACCTGCGAGCCTGCGACCAAGCTGCCGCTGGCGCAGCTGTACAACTTGTTTTAG